From the genome of Chloroflexota bacterium:
AGCGGCTACTGTCCCCCCACGCCATGAGCCGCCACTACTTTTACCTCAGCCCGGCATGATCGCTTCCGGAACGTAGATCCGGAGCACGGGTCGTGCCGGGGTAAAGCAGAGGCCAGACCTCTGCTTTTTTGTTTCCCTCGCCGGAGGGTGGACGAGACCACCTCGGTCGACCACCACCTTCGAGGAAGGATGAATCGATGATCGTGGTGATGGCCGCCACCGCCAGCGAGGCCGAGCTCCTCGGGATCAAGAGCGCGATCCTCGCCGAGGGGCTCGTCCCGTTCGACCATGTCGGCGCCGAACGGACCGTCATCGCCGTCGTCGGCGAGGTCGGTGGACGCCGAGCGGATCTCATGAACCGGTTCGCCGACCTGGCCGGCGTGGAGACCGTGACGCCGATCAGCCGTCCGTTCAAGCTCACCTCACGGGAGTTCCACCCCGAGGACACGGTCGTCCGCGTCCTCGACGCCGCCGTCGGCGACGGGAGCCTCACCGTCATGGCCGGCCCATGCTCGGTCGAGAGTCGCGATCAGCTGTTCGAGACCGCGGATTCGGTCCAGGCGAGCGGCGCGACGATCCTCCGCGGCGGCGCGTTCAAGCCGCGGACGAGTCCGTACAGCTTCCAGGGGCTCGGCGTGGAGGCCCTGCGGTACCTCGCCGAGGCGCGCGAGCGGACGGGACTGCCCGTCATCACCGAGGTCATGGAACCGAACCAGGTCGACATCGTGGCCGAATACGCCGACATCCTCCAGATCGGCACCCGGAACATGCAGAACTACTCGCTCCTCACGGCCGTCGGTCGGGTCGCCCGCCCGGTCATGCTCAAGCGGGGCTATGGAGCGACCATCGAGGAGTGGCTCATGGCCGCCGAGTACATCGTCAGCTCGGGGAACCCGAACGTCATCCTCTGCGAGCGCGGCATCCGGACCTTCGAGACGTACACCCGCAACACGATGGACCTCGCCGCGGTCCCGCTCCTCCACCACCTCACCCATCTCCCCGTCATCGTGGATCCGTCCCACGCGACGGGCAAGCGATGGCTCGTCAAGCCGCTCGCGATCGGCGGGGTGGCGGTGGGCGCCGACGGCGTCATGGTGGAGGTCCACCCCGACCCGCAGTCGGCGCTCTCGGACGCGGAGCAGCAGCTCGATCTCGACCAGTTCGCCGACATGATGGCCGCTCTCGTCCCGGTCCACGAACAGGTGCGGTCGCTGCGCGGTGATCCGCTGCTCTCCGGAGACGCGCTCGGCATCGGCGGGGCGGGCCGACATTGAGCGCGTCAGCGACCGGGCATGAAACGGCGAGCGCCGAGCCGACGGGTCGCGCCGAGGTCGAGCCCGCGGCCCGCCTGCGGGGGACACTCCGGCTGCCCGGCGACAAGTCGATCAGCCACCGGGCCCTCCTGCTCGCCGCCCTCGCCGACGGTGAGAGCACGATCGCGGGCTCGGGTGACGGGGCGGACGTCCGCTCCACCGCGGGCATCGTCGCGGCGCTCGGCGCCACCGTCGAGCGGACCGTGGGCGACAACCGGACGGTGGACTACCGGGTCGTCTCGCCCGGGGCCACCGGCCTTCGCGAGCCCGACGACGTCCTCGACTGCGGCAACTCCGGGACGACCCTGCGCCTCGTCACGGGTCTCCTCGCCGGGCTCCGGATCAGCGCGGTCCTCAGCGGCGACGATTCATTGCGGCGCCGTCCCGTCGCCCGTATCATCGAGCCGTTGCGCTCGATGGGCGCCGAGCTCCACGCCCGCCGGAACGATTCCCTCCCCCCCGTCACCGTGGTCGGCCACCTCCGGCTTCGGGCGGTGGACCACACGACGCGCGTCCCGAGCGCGCAGGTGAAATCGGCGATCCTCCTCGCCGGCCTGCATGCCGACGGGCGGACCACGGTGCGCGAGTCGATCGCGACCCGCGACCACACGGAGCGGATGCTCCGGGCGCGCGGGGTTCCGGTCGTGCGTGCGGAGCTCGAACCGTCGGTCGGGGACGGACCAGGCACGGGATCGGACGCTCGAGGCGCGGCCACGGTCGCGTGGAGCATCGAAGGAGGCAGGCGCGTGCGAGCCGTCAGCGAGCGGATCCCGGGCGACGTCTCGGCGGCGGCGTTCTGGCTCGTCGCCGGGGCCGTTCATCCGGACGCCGAGCTGCGGCTCGTGGGGGTGGGCGTCAACCCGACCCGACGCGCCGTCGTGGACCTCCTGCGGGCGATGGGCGCCCGGATCGATGAGCACCCGGAGCGACCGGACGATGGGGTCGGCGAACCGACCGCCGATCTGACCGTCCGGACGAGCGACCTGACGGCGATCGAGATCGAGCCGGCGGAGGTCGCCGCGGCGATCGACGAGATCCCGATCCTCTGCCTCGCCGCGACCCAGGCGCACGGGCGGACCGTGATCCGTGGCGCGGGTGAGCTCCGCCACAAGGAGAGCGACCGCATCGCCGGGATCGCCAGGGGCCTCGCCGCGCTCGGCGCGGACATCGCCGTCGACGGCGACGACATCGCGATCGTCGGTCCGACGCGCCTCCGCGGCGCCGTCACGGACAGCCTCGACGACCACCGACTCGCGATGACCTTCGCGATCGCCGGACTCATCGCGACCGGGACGACGACCATCGGCCGTCCCGGCAGTGCGGCGATCTCCTATCCCGGCTTCTTCTCCGATCTCGATGGGGTGCGCGCGTGACCAGGCGGGTCGTCCTCATCGGCCACCCGGTGGCCCACTCGCTGTCCGGCCCGATGCTCCAGGCCGCCTTCGACGAGCGCGGCATCGACGCGCGGCATGAGCTCCGCGACGTGTCGATACCGGGCCTGCCCGCGGCGATCGAGGATGTCCGCGGGACGGACCACCTCGGCGCACAGGTGACGATCCCCCACAAGGAGCGCGTCGTCCCGCTCATCGACCGGCTGACGGACGAGGCCCACGCGACCGGCGCCGTCAACACGATCACGAAGGAGGGCAAGCGGCTCGTCGGGCACAACACGGACGTGCCAGGCTTCAGGGTCGCCCTGGATTCGCTCGTCGGCCGCCAGAAGATGCCGAAGATGGCCGTCGTCCTGGGGGCCGGCGGCGGCGCGCGGGCGGTGGTCTACGGCCTCATCACCGAGGGATTCCAGCGCGTCGTCGTCTTCAATCGCCACCTCCACCGCGGGGAAGGGCTCGTCCGGCACTTCGGCCGGAGCGCGGCACACATGGAACTCAAGGCGATGCCGTGGCATGAGTCCATCATCGAGGCGGAGCTCGCGCGGACCCGCGTCCTCGTCAACGCGACCTCGATCGGCCTCCACGGCGACGTCGCCCCCATCCCGGCGGGGATCATCCCGCCCGGTCTGCTCGTGATGGATCTCATCTACAACCCGTCGCAGACCCGATTCCTCCGCGAGGCCGCAGCCGCGGGTGCCGAGGCGACGGCGAACGGACTCGTCATGCTCCTGCATCAGGGCACGGCCCAGTTCGAGCTGTGGACCGGCCAACCGGCGCCGATCGAGATCATGCGCGAGCGCCTCGAGGCGGCGCTCGCGGCGCGCGAGGCGTCCGCTGACGACGCGGCCTCCGAAGCCGCGGCCGGAGTCGCCGCCGCGGCCGAAGCGGCCCCGGCACCCACGCCGGCGCCGGGCGACTAGGCCGGTGGGGCGCCTCCGCTTCCTCACCGCCGGCGAGTCGCACGGACAGGCGCTCGGCGTCACGATCGAGGGCATCCCGGCCGGGCTCCCGCTGACGGCGGACGACCTCGCGGTCGACCTCGCCCGGCGCCAGCGGGGATACGGGCGTGGCGCCCGCCAGGCGATCGAGCACGACGCCGCGGAGATCCTCGCCGGGGTGCGGCACGGCCGGACACTCGGCTCGCCGATCCTCCTCCAGGTCCGCAACCGCGACTGGGCGAACTGGACCCGCGTCATGCAGGTGGCACCGCTGAGCGAGGAGGAGGCGGCCGGGCTCGCCGCGGCCGTCGAGGGAGGCGACCGGCGCTCGACGCCCGTGACCCGCGTCCGGCCGGGTCACGCCGACCTCGCCGGCGCGATGAAATACGGCTTCGACGATGTCCGCAACGTCCTCGAGCGGGCGTCCGCCCGCGAGACGGCCGCTCGGGTAGCCGCCGGCGGGGTCGCCCGGGTGTTCCTGCGGGTGCTCGGCATCGAGGTCTGGTCGTTCACCGCGGAGGTCGGCGGCGTGGCCGTGGATCCGGGGCGCGCGACGCGATCGCGGGAGGAGGCGGACGGGTCGCCGCTCCGCTGCCCGGATCCCGAAGCGGAGGCGGCGATGATCGCCCGCATCGACGAGGCACGGTCGAATGGCGATACGGTCGGCGGCGTCTTCGAGGTCGTCGCGCGCGGCGTCCCGATCGGCCTCGGCAGCTATGTCCACTGGGACCGCCGCCTCGACGCGGCCCTCGCCGCTGCGGTCATGAGCATCAACATCGTCAAGGGTGTCGAGTTCGGCCTGGGGTTCGAACAGACGCGGCGCTTCGGGTCGGCCGTCCACGACGTCATCGCCGGCCGCGGGCCGGACGGCCGGTGGATCCATCGCTCGAACAACGCGGGCGGGCTCACCGGCGGAGTCTCAAACGGCGAACCGATCGTCGTCCGCGGAGCCGTCAAGCCGATCTCCACGCTCGCCCGGCCACTCCCCTCGGCGGACCTCCTCACCGGAGATCCGGTCGAGAAGGCCCACTACGAGCGGAGCGACATCAGCGTGGTCCCGGCGGCCGGGGTCGTCGGCGAGGCGATGGTCATGCTCACCCTTGCCGACTTCGTCCTCGACAAGTTCGGCGGGGACTCGGTCGCGGAGACCGTGGACAACGTCGATCGGTATCGCACCCGGATCGCGCTGCCCGTCGAGGGCCGCGATGGGGCCCACGGACGGGGCGGCGCGCTGGGCTCGGACGTCGTCGGGTCCGGCGGCGACGACTGAGCGGAGATCGATGGACATCGTCCTCATCGGCCTGCCCGGCAGCGGCAAGAGCGTCGTCGGACGGCGACTGGCCCATCGCCACGACGCGACGTTCGTCGATCTCGACGACGCGATCGAACGGGCGGCCGGTCGCCGGATCGCGGACATCTTCGCGACCGAGGGCGAGGCGGACTTCCGGGCTCGAGAATCGGCGGCGGTGGCGGCGCTCGGGCCAGCCGATCCCGACCCGGCGCTGCGGCGGGTCATCGCGACCGGCGGCGGCACGGTGGTCGATCCGCGGAACCGCTGGCTGCTCCATCGCGACCGGCTCGTCGTCTGGCTCGACGCCCGACCCGAGGCCCTCGCCCAGCGGCTCCGGCACAGCCGGACGGTACGACCGCTCATCGCCGGCCGTGATCCGATCGGCACCCTCCGGGTACTCGCCGCGTCCCGGGAACGGTTCTACACGGCGGCCCATCGGGTGAACGCGCTCGCCGAACCGGGAAACGTCACCGGCACGATCGAGGAACTCCTCGCCGAGTCGCCCGGAACCGGGCCGACGTGGCTCCTCGCCGCGGAGACGCGGATCGGGCGGTTCGTGCTCGGAGACGGGATCGCCGTCGAGGGCGTGGCCGAGGCGCTCGAGCGGGCGGACGCGCGCCGGGCGATCATCATCACGGAGTCCGGCGCCCGGGCCGCCGCTGGCGAGGCGATCGCCGACGGGCTCCAGGCGCGCGGACTGCCGGCGGAGATCGTCGAGTTGCCGACCGGGGAGGATGCGAAGCGGCTCGCGATCGTCGAGGAAGCCGCTCGTCACCTCGCCCGGATCCGTGCCGAGCGGAGCGAGCCGCTCGTGGCGATCGGAGGCGGCGCCCTCGGTGACGCGGCCGGCCTCCTCGCCGCCCTCTGGCTCCGCGGTGTTCCCGTCATCCACGTCCCGACGACGCTCGTCGCCCAGATCGACTCGTCGATCGGCGGCAAGACCGCCGTCGATCTGCCGGAGGGCAAGAACCTCCTCGGCGCATTCCATCAGCCGTCCGCGGTCGTCATCGACGTCGCGCTCACCCGCTCGCTCCCCGACCGCCAGCGGCGTGCGGCACTCGGCGAAGCGGTGAAGATGGCGGCCCTCGGCGATGAGCGACTCTTCGACCTGCTCGAACGGGAGGGACGGGCGATCGCCGCGGGCGACGACGTCGCGTACACCTCGGGCGCCGTCGCCGAGCTCGTCGAACGCGCCATGTGGGCGAAGGTGGAGATCGTCCTCGCCGACGAACGGGAGCGCGGCGGAGCGGGGTC
Proteins encoded in this window:
- the aroF gene encoding 3-deoxy-7-phosphoheptulonate synthase, with the translated sequence MIVVMAATASEAELLGIKSAILAEGLVPFDHVGAERTVIAVVGEVGGRRADLMNRFADLAGVETVTPISRPFKLTSREFHPEDTVVRVLDAAVGDGSLTVMAGPCSVESRDQLFETADSVQASGATILRGGAFKPRTSPYSFQGLGVEALRYLAEARERTGLPVITEVMEPNQVDIVAEYADILQIGTRNMQNYSLLTAVGRVARPVMLKRGYGATIEEWLMAAEYIVSSGNPNVILCERGIRTFETYTRNTMDLAAVPLLHHLTHLPVIVDPSHATGKRWLVKPLAIGGVAVGADGVMVEVHPDPQSALSDAEQQLDLDQFADMMAALVPVHEQVRSLRGDPLLSGDALGIGGAGRH
- the aroA gene encoding 3-phosphoshikimate 1-carboxyvinyltransferase, with protein sequence MRGTLRLPGDKSISHRALLLAALADGESTIAGSGDGADVRSTAGIVAALGATVERTVGDNRTVDYRVVSPGATGLREPDDVLDCGNSGTTLRLVTGLLAGLRISAVLSGDDSLRRRPVARIIEPLRSMGAELHARRNDSLPPVTVVGHLRLRAVDHTTRVPSAQVKSAILLAGLHADGRTTVRESIATRDHTERMLRARGVPVVRAELEPSVGDGPGTGSDARGAATVAWSIEGGRRVRAVSERIPGDVSAAAFWLVAGAVHPDAELRLVGVGVNPTRRAVVDLLRAMGARIDEHPERPDDGVGEPTADLTVRTSDLTAIEIEPAEVAAAIDEIPILCLAATQAHGRTVIRGAGELRHKESDRIAGIARGLAALGADIAVDGDDIAIVGPTRLRGAVTDSLDDHRLAMTFAIAGLIATGTTTIGRPGSAAISYPGFFSDLDGVRA
- the aroE gene encoding shikimate dehydrogenase, translated to MTRRVVLIGHPVAHSLSGPMLQAAFDERGIDARHELRDVSIPGLPAAIEDVRGTDHLGAQVTIPHKERVVPLIDRLTDEAHATGAVNTITKEGKRLVGHNTDVPGFRVALDSLVGRQKMPKMAVVLGAGGGARAVVYGLITEGFQRVVVFNRHLHRGEGLVRHFGRSAAHMELKAMPWHESIIEAELARTRVLVNATSIGLHGDVAPIPAGIIPPGLLVMDLIYNPSQTRFLREAAAAGAEATANGLVMLLHQGTAQFELWTGQPAPIEIMRERLEAALAAREASADDAASEAAAGVAAAAEAAPAPTPAPGD
- the aroC gene encoding chorismate synthase; its protein translation is MGRLRFLTAGESHGQALGVTIEGIPAGLPLTADDLAVDLARRQRGYGRGARQAIEHDAAEILAGVRHGRTLGSPILLQVRNRDWANWTRVMQVAPLSEEEAAGLAAAVEGGDRRSTPVTRVRPGHADLAGAMKYGFDDVRNVLERASARETAARVAAGGVARVFLRVLGIEVWSFTAEVGGVAVDPGRATRSREEADGSPLRCPDPEAEAAMIARIDEARSNGDTVGGVFEVVARGVPIGLGSYVHWDRRLDAALAAAVMSINIVKGVEFGLGFEQTRRFGSAVHDVIAGRGPDGRWIHRSNNAGGLTGGVSNGEPIVVRGAVKPISTLARPLPSADLLTGDPVEKAHYERSDISVVPAAGVVGEAMVMLTLADFVLDKFGGDSVAETVDNVDRYRTRIALPVEGRDGAHGRGGALGSDVVGSGGDD
- a CDS encoding bifunctional shikimate kinase/3-dehydroquinate synthase, whose translation is MGPTDGAARWARTSSGPAATTERRSMDIVLIGLPGSGKSVVGRRLAHRHDATFVDLDDAIERAAGRRIADIFATEGEADFRARESAAVAALGPADPDPALRRVIATGGGTVVDPRNRWLLHRDRLVVWLDARPEALAQRLRHSRTVRPLIAGRDPIGTLRVLAASRERFYTAAHRVNALAEPGNVTGTIEELLAESPGTGPTWLLAAETRIGRFVLGDGIAVEGVAEALERADARRAIIITESGARAAAGEAIADGLQARGLPAEIVELPTGEDAKRLAIVEEAARHLARIRAERSEPLVAIGGGALGDAAGLLAALWLRGVPVIHVPTTLVAQIDSSIGGKTAVDLPEGKNLLGAFHQPSAVVIDVALTRSLPDRQRRAALGEAVKMAALGDERLFDLLEREGRAIAAGDDVAYTSGAVAELVERAMWAKVEIVLADERERGGAGSDAGRLALNLGHSAGHAFEAAGGYGELLHGEAVAWGLRVASRIGAAVDVTPPDRAIRIERLLDHLGLGTGSLPYGIDAVLDALGMDKKHAAGRLRWVLPTAAGVVVRADVSDELVRSAIGSVLAGAAGRLPSPTAVVGTVDR